The Chionomys nivalis chromosome 10, mChiNiv1.1, whole genome shotgun sequence genome segment TCTCTGTGTTCTTACTCTGCAGGTCTGCTCACTAGAACGGTTCCGCTCCTTACAGGACAAGCTGCAGCTCCTAGAGGAGGCAGTAAGCATGCACGATGGAAACGTCATCACTGCGGTAAGTGTGAGCTGTGTTCTCAGCTGTTCAGTAGCTCCTGAAAATCAAGACTGGTTACACAGTAGGGTGCATGTCAAGAGCCTGGCTTTCTTTCTGAGGCATAGGGTTCTCAGAAAGTTTGCTCCCAGCTCAGCCAGTGGGACATGCATTCTATGTGGTACTGTTCGTTGTCACCAGAAATCAGAAGGCTGCCTTTATCTTATGCAAAGTCCCCTGGCAGCAGAACTGTGTGAGAGTAGTTTCTCAGCAGACAGGAGGTGGAGTATCTCAGCCAGTGTGATACCTAGAACATGGCTCGGTTCCAGGTGTCCGTCCTTTCCTCCTGCCCCACAGAGAGGGTGCACTCTTGCAGTGATTTGTtgacagactttctctgtcccaccagtcagctctgtcctgccagctAGCTCCCAAATAGCTACACAGAGACCTATTAATTATAAACACTCGGCCAATAACTTAAGCtttttactaactagctcttacatcttaaactaacctacatttcttatctatgctctaccacatggtggtaccttttttcagcacaTCATGTTTATAGCcttcttcttctgtgtctagCTGGCAACCCCCGtgactcctccttcccagcatcctctcagaTTGCTTCTCCCTCCTtagcctcttcctgcctagctattggccagtcagctctttattaacaacaatagcagcacatcttcacagtgtacgaAAGGATTATTCCACATTAGTGATTCCTAATAGGTCACTGGCCTTGTTCCTACCCATGGGGTAGTCAGGGCAGCCTTTGGATGTGATACACAGGATGCacagtctctgtctctttccttctagGTTCTGATCTTCCTGAAGAGGACCCTGAGCAAAGGTGAGCATGGTTTGAGGGAGGTCTCCACTCAGCAACACCTGCGGCTTTTATGTCAGAATTCACTAGGATCAAGTCTAGTTCAGAGGCAGTTGGGGTGGCCTGTGACTTAAGAGGACAGCCTTCTGGGTGGGGTTGTATCTGTTGAGAACACTCGGGCTGTGTGTTTGAGGCAGTGAGAAGTACCTGCTGTTGGTGTGACTGAGAACTCCGAGGCCGACTGAGTGTTGCtctagaccagcagttctcaacctgtgggtcatatcAGACATCTACATTACAGTTCATGacagtagcagtgaaaataattttgtggttgggggtcaccacaacatgaggaacttaaagggtctcagcattaggaagggtacGAGCCATGGCTGTAGAGCGTAGAGGCTATTGATGGTGATGGGTTGAGATCAGGAAGAGCCCATTAGCTTTGCTGGGCTTTCATGAGATGCTTCAGATGTGCGAGCAGAGAAGCCAGTCTCAGACTTGAGTGTTAGGTTGCTTCACTTCTTTCTCCACTTAACTACGTGCAGAGATCCTCTTCCGAGAACTGGAGGTACGCCAGGTGGCCCTGAGACATCTCAttcatttccttaaagaaataggGGACCAAAAGCTGCTTTTAGATCTCTTCAGGTAAGATCTGAGCTTCTGGTCTATGAAGTTTATTAGGTGCATTTTCAGAGAACTCAGTGGGGGGCAGAGTGCAAAAAAATTGAAGACACTGTCCTTTTCCAGAAACACCTAGAAAACAAGCTCTTAAAATGTGCCGGAATAGTTACACCAGGATAGCTACAGGATACAGCCTGGTAGCACGGCAGGGGTGCTAGGAGTCAGCCCCAAAGTAAGCCATACCTGGACTGTGTGTGTGCTATTACGCATTATCCTGTTATCTTGTGCAAGTCACTAGATTTCCTGAGAGTGGGTTTTTCCCCTTATAAAATGGAGTCTACCACACAGGGTAACAGACTGAAGTGAGTAGGCTAGAACAATCTGTTGTATTAATCAGTGTTTGCCAAGCATTTTCTTATACATCACTGGATTAAAGGTTCCCTCTTGTACAAGTGTAACCAGTGATAAGCACAGTAGAAAAggaggtgtcagattccccaTGGGAGTCTCACGGAAGCGCTCGGATTTGGGTTGCACTAGGAGGCTAGGTGAGAGGTGGACTGTCTGCTTGGTGGCCTTCTaccatcttttccttctctcatccACTCAGTGGGGGTGATTTCCTGCTCCTGGATTAAACTGTGTGCATGTTTTATCCTTTCCTCGGTGTCAGTGAAGGTGTTAGAACCCTGTAGGGTTTGTGGCCTGTGGTCAGGCTGGTGTGGGAGAGCAGTTTTCCTGGCTAGGTCAGAAGGAACTGGCTACAGTAGATGTGCCCACAGAGGCAGGCTGGTGCTCTTCCTGGCTTTCCTTTCCAGTCGGAGAAGTCTTGTCAAGCATCACTTCTGTGCCACGGCAGTGTTGTTAATTATGATCTCTTCAGAATAAGGAGGGAACAAAGACCAGCTGCATTATTCTCTGCATGAATGAAATGAATTGTATAGAACGTCTGTTGCCAAGATTGTTTTGACAGAAAACAGTTTTTTAtgtaaagaaacaaacacacatttgGCCAAGGGCTAGTGTCGTCTGTTTAAGCTCTTAGTGCCCTGCCCTGCCTGTGTCATTTAGTCATAACTAAATTAGGGAACAGTAGGTCCATAAGTCACCCTGTGTTTTGAAGGGGTTGAGGTGGGAGAAATGTaagagtaggggctggagaggtggctcagcggttaagagcattgtctgctcttccaggggttctgagttcaattcccagcaactaccttgtggctcacaaccatctgtactgggatcagattccttcttcctctgtcttcagagaagacagagcactcatacacataagatacatgaataaataaatctttaaaaaaaagaaatacaagtgtAGGGCTTGTGTCATTATGTCGAGACGATGAGTGGAACTGTTCTTTCTAGAGCTTGTTGGAATGCCACACCTCAGTAGATTAAACTGTcctgcttccttctgctttcccCAGGTTCCTAGACAGAACAGAAGAGCTGGCGGTAAGTGTGGTGTTTGTTTCTGTTGGGAGTCTGTTTACCAGGTATCTAAGCCAAAACCCAGCCTAGCCACCAAGCTGTCCTGCCAATTGGATTGTTCCCTTTTCTTTGTTGATGCGATCTATAAGACAGGTATCCAGAAAATGACACTGCCCACCCTATTCCCcaatcacacacataaacatctaCAGTCTAGAAGAACTCTCTGAGAGTAAAGAATTTGGGTTTCTAGAGCATAGAAAGTCTACTTACAAGCTGAGATGGCTCGGCAGATAAAATGCTcactatgcaagcatgagaacccttTGTCTGGGTCCCCAGGATCTGTTGAAAAGTTGGGTACAGTAGCTATGCATCTGTAAGTCCAGTGCTGAGgcagtggagacaagaggattccAGACACTTGCTGACCTGGAAGTCTGGCCTCTGGTGCAGTGAGTGTCCCTGGCTCAGAAGTTAGGAGTGTGTATTGCTCCTATGTCAGGCAGCTCGtaactacctgtaacttcagctttaGGAGCTCTCATGTCTTTTGCTCCTCACGCACCTGCACTCAAGCATGTGTGGACACACTTAGAATAAATCTATAAACAGACaatgtggagagcaatagagaaagtGCCAGATATTGGCCTCTGGCTcctccacatacacaaacacaggcaagtatacacacacacacacacacacacacacacacacattcacttagtactcttcctttctcattctcttttcttccctgtgtgtgtgtgtgcccctctCTTTGTGCTCATATGTGTGCTTAGAGAAGTGCTATGCCTCTGAGTGCTATCTCCGCTCTTTCTCTTCCAAGGAAACATGATAgcttaaaattctgttttttgttttttgctttttttttgtagctGACCCATTATCGAGAGCATTTAAACATCCAGGACCCCGAAAAACGAAAAGAATTTCTTAAGACATGCATTGGGTAAGTATGGGGAAAGCAGTTTTATATAGATGTAgtcaggagaagaaaagaggatgagctgaatggtggtggcacacacctttaatcctagcactcaggaggcagaggcagatgcatctctgtgagtttgaggccagcatggtctacaagagctagttccaggaggacaggctccaaagctacagagaagccctgtctcaaaagacaaaaaacaacaacaaaagaagagaatGGAGTGGAGTGGGTGGTTCAGATTTAATcttaatgtaataaaattaaaaggtaaTACTTTTTTATGTACCTGATGCATTTTTTTGTGCTATGGGTCTTGAAGCCTGAGAGTTTCAGGACTGCTGCTCTAGTGCAAGCTTTCATCTCAAATGTAAATCTTCATTAAgagcaaacaaaaccccagatGTTACTGTTCTGATAGAATGCTAAGTGTTCTTGGAAGTAACTAATTTTATTGTTGCCTTTCCTTTGCTATAGGAAAGGCTTCCTCGGGTTAAGCTGAAATGAGCTttttgatgatgtgggattcctctctgtatgctgtgataaccattaatgaataaagaaactgccttggcctgttgatagggcaggacttaggtaggcggggaaaactaaactgaatgctgggagaaaggaggcagagtcaggaagaagccatgtagcaccactggagacagatgctgggaactttacctggtaagccacagccatgtggcgatacacagattactagaaacgggttaaattaagacataagtgttagccaataagaaactagagctaatgggccaagcagtgttttaataagatagtttctgtgttattattttggggctgagcagtcagaaacaaacaagctgcTCTCCATACTAGAAATTGGCGCCCATCGTGGGGCTTGAACCCACaatcctgagattaagagtcttatactctaccaactgagctagacgggcaccaacaagtggcctccctacaACATTTCAGTATCTTTCTATGCAGCTCATAGTCTCCCAGTGGCCCCTGCTCCTCAAGGCCCAGTGTTCACAGTTGTTTCAGGATTCCTGGGTCACATTTAGAAGTGCTTGTCAGCTGGGTGCTGGTGGTAttcacctttaatcttagcatttgggaggcagaggcaagtaggtctgagttcaaggccagtctggtttacattgagagttccaggacagccagggctatacaaagaaacgctgtctcaaaaaaaaaaaaaggacaaatttGCTTATCTATAAAATCCCTAATTTTAATGTTACCAGACAGATAGCTGTGACTTACCTGGGACAGTAATTGATTTCAGAATTCTTTCTGCGGTGATTAGAGGAACAGGCAACACTGtgtctaaagcagtggttctccacctgtgggtcatgacccctgtAGTAGTCATATatgagatatttatattacaatttataatagtagtaaaattacagatatgaagtagcaacaggagtagaaataattttatggttgggactcaccacaacatgaggagttgTATTAAGGGTTCACAGCCTAGAAAGAAGGCTAAATCTACCTAAAAGGTATATTTAAGGTGCCTTCCACTGTCCTGTgtcccagactggctttgaacttgttatATAATCGAGAATGACCTTGAAATCCTGAACCTCCTAGCTCCACCTCACAAGTGCTGATTTACAAACATGTGTCATGCTACCACATCTGCTAAAGACATAGATTTCTGTAGATTGGTACAATCTTTGGATATTTGCCAACCTACCACCATGTTGTgtaatttaatttgctttttattactCTGCTCTAAAAATAGTTAACAGATTAAGTAGAGTTCAGCACAGCAAGGCACAGAGCTTTGTGAGCACTTGATGATGGGCTCACTTACCAGCTTTGTGACTCACTCACCAAATAAGCTGATCCTTACTCCTACCACAACACAGTCACTTAGAGCTGTGCATTTTGCGAACTTTCAGGAGATcccttttaaattttcaaaatcacaatctctctctctctcttttgaaatAGAgtattatgtagtccaggctgaccttgaattctctCTGTAGTCAAGTGTGACCTTGATATTCTGCTTCTCATATTTCCACCTTGTGAAAGCTGGGATAATAGGCATTCACCACCTCACTGgtctatgcagtgctggggattgaacctgggacttcatgcatgctgggcaagccctACACCATCCATGTTACATCCCTAGCTCCAGTTGGAAAAGCTCACATGCAACATCCGACTAGgtttgctctgtctcctgcttttcTCTCTTGGGACACTGTAAAGGGGCATTGAGAGCAGACATGCTAAAACCATGATGTTACACAAGTTCGAATTAGTCTTaatagtaaaaactcagagacagatattagggggtgaaagctgaaaggtaagagaagcaaaacagcaagctgctagttcttacctctataaaATTCTCAGATCAAATGGGATATCATGTCTccacaagtcctcagactgaatgtcttctctatgaaacctcatagtgaatcctgagctcctgtttcctcctgccttatagtcttctctccacccagccatatcacttcccatctccacctccttagtgctgagattaaaggcgtgcgccaccactgcttggctttgttactcttttagactgattcagtcTCTTGttacccagggtggccttgaactcatagagacccctctgcctctgcctctgcctcctgagtcgtgggattaaagatgtgtgccactattgcctggtctttatggctaactagtgtggctagctctgcacttgGATCTTTGGACAATCtttattaaagcacaaacaaagtATCACCACACTGTGAGCCTCGGAGGGTTTAACAGCCATTTGGTATTGttggatttggtttgcttttcatataaaaaaaaaaagacactaacttGTGGCCCTTTACCAGTTTGCCATTTTCAGCAGAAGATTCTGCACACATACAAGACCATTACACGCTCCTGGAACGCCAGATCATCATTGAGGTTAGactcctctctgctttctgcatTCAACGTGTAGGCCACTCCTTGGCTCTGCACATGCCGTTTTCCCACACAGACTCTTAATTCTGCTCTTTTTCCTTGATTGTTCTTAGGCATGCTGCTAGTCTGGAAGTATTTCGTATTTCCTCTTTATTCCAGATTGTTTCTATCATCTCCACTGTCAaaatttcttcccttccttcctcccttcttttcttcctttttctttttttcctttctttttgtttttgagacaggctggcctagagctcactatgtaaaAAGGCcgtgaactcttgatcttcctgacTCCCTCTCCCAAATGaagggatcacaggcatgcaatACCAAGCTCAGCTGTTGAAATCTCTTAGTTAAACTTAAAATCTACGACCCATTTATGGAATTTAGTCCTCCCTGGGATGTCCTAAgcaatttctgtgtttttcttttttgcttcattCTTAGGGTGGGAAGCACAACTGTTGTAGTAGGGTAGGTTTTTCCCTGCCTTTCGCCATGGACACTGCTCCTTTTTTCACTTGGCTCACTCCGTCACAGGCAAACGATCGCCATCTAGAGTCTGCAGGGCAGACTGAGATCTTCCGAAAGCACCCGCGCAAAGCCTCCATCCTCAACATGCCCCTGGTGACAACGCTTTTCTATGCCTGCTTCTATCACTACACGGAGTCCGAGGTACAGGCGGAGTAAGCACGGAGCATTGTTCAAATCCAGTGTTGTGAGGTGTCGTCAGCGGGCTTGTGTAGTTTTAGAAATCACCCCAAACTTCTCAGGCCCTCATGAGAGTGAGAGAGCCAAAAGGGACAAAGGTTTAGGAGGGTTTGTGTGGTCATGTGTGGCTGACATGCTAGCAGGGTACTGGGTGTCTCTGGTGCTGCCTCCCTTAGAGAGAGAACAGTATCATGGCAATGGATTGCTCTCTATTtacaatgattcttttttttttaatcttatgtggtttattttcccACATACATGTCTGGGTACcagtacatgcctggtgcctatggaggccaaacAGGGTAtgtgatcccctgggactggaattacagatggtggtgagctgccccatggatgctggaaattaaagccaggtcctctgcaggagcagccggtgctcttgaccactgagtcacctctccagccctcttttcttttttaaaagtttagacctgagccaggcggtggtggtgcatgcctttaattccagcacttgggtgatGTCATCAAAGTTTCTTCTCCCCTTTCGTCCTAGGGGACCTTCAGCAGTCCCATCAACCTGAAGAAGACATTTAAGGTAGCATTTCATTAGTTCTTTTGTAGAGTAGTGTCAGAGTTTTGCATGGAGGGTATGTTACGTGATAACCCTGTACACGTCCAGGGTTAATGGTAGAAAGCTAGGAGTTTGTGGGAAGTGAGAGGATCTTAATGTTACTGTGTGCAGCAGTGTGGGGCTTAGAAGATTGGGGATCTTAGATGACCTGAGAAattcattgattttgtttttcattttacataccaaccccagttcctcctccctccccttctcctgtctctcctcacCTCCCCCATTCCATCCCCTATCCACTCCTGAGAGGGGATAAGAGATTCAACagagtctggcataccaagttgagcaGGACCAGGCCCTTCCCCCtatatcaagactgagcaaggtatcccaccatagggaatgggctccagaaagccagtCTATGCACAGGGATGAGTAGAAATCCATTAGTTTTAAGGGACAGAATCAGTACCAGAAATATAGGCACTTTTCTAAAATTCTGAAGTACTCAGTGGATGCATTTCTGTTTCTCCACACCTCTTCTGGCCGCTGCCCTTCAGATCCCAGATAAGCAGTATGTGCTGACAGCCTTGGCGGCTCGTGCCAAGCTTCGAGCCTGGAATGATGTTGATGCCCTCTTCACCACAAAGGTAGGTGTCCTGACACCTGTGCTTCTGAGGCTGCTGGAGCGAGAAAACCTTCGTAGGCCTCTCAAGTTCTAGGTGCCGACGAATTTTCTTCTAGCCTTCAGTGTTCCAAAATTTTAGatgtaaagaaaatgtgaaaaaaatagtCTAGTGTCTACCTACTAATTTATTAgcattttgaattttcttcttttttttttttttttttttgtaacctggctgtcctggaactcgctttgtagagaccaaccaggctggcctcgaactcacagagatccacctgtctctacctcctgagtgttgagattaaaggtgtgcaccaccatagcaCAGCTTTTGCTTTTtcgtatacattttttttcagagcCATTTGAAAgtaaactgtatatatatatcactttatTATTCAAGCATTTATCTAAGTAATACATCTCAAGAAATTTAATATTAATACAATTATATTATCATAAATATCTGCTATATATGCATCACTTTTAAATTAGAGGTCGTTACTGTTTTTAGTTGTGTTTTTGGTAAACTTTTATTTGAAGGTATATAATTAGCTACAGGCTTCCTGCTGTATTTAGAAGTGAAGATGTATTTATCCTATATTATTACCATactcctatttttcttttccttgaaaaacattgttttttatttctgtgtatttgaaattttttggttttgttttttaaatctcataTAAATTAGATCTTGTagttttttctgtgtctggtttactTCTCTTAGCATAATAACCTCCAGGTTAGTCCATGCTGTCATACATTGCAGGATCTTCTTTTGAATGAACAccattccattgtgtatatatgtgtgtacatgtatgcacatatacaccacagtttcattttctgtttttctaatgATAGACACCTTTTTCCTATTTTAGGCCATTGTGGATAATGCTGTAATTCATATAGGAATGatgacattaatttttaaattatgtcgtgtgtgtgtatgtgtgtgtgtgtgtatatggtttcttTCTCAGGATTGGTTTATCTGAGGTCTTTTGTGGGTCCTTACAAATTggcttaaattttaaatataaatattttttcattctaaccttgagaattttctgctttttcttcttaattatcATTTAGTTATGTTAACTACTAATGCAACCAACACTGTCTACAGAAGTATATAATGAGTTAGGAGGGCTGGGGCTGTGCTCAGTGGTAGTGGAGTGTATAGGTAGCGTACACGAAGCCTGAACTCATTTTTCAGCATAAATAGGAAGAGGTTCTTTGTCTACCTGCTCCAGCCTCACTGGGGAAAGAAAGTGCTGATGTCACTGCTTCCCAGACCTCACTGTGCTTTACAAATGAgcgagttcatgtgtgtgtaaagATGGCCAAGCAGAATCTTTCTCTACTGACAAACTCATGGTGTGTAGGGTATTCATCTCTTACTCCATTTAGGAGCGTTCTACCCTCTACATTCCTTGACTTTTCTGAAAAATCCATCTCTCACTGTTTCTCCACCCCTCATCTTGTCTGTCTACCATGCTTTCCTGATCTGATCATGAAACACAAGCGAGATGAGGCCAGTGTGTTGGGGATGTCTGGCCCACCtgctgctttcctttcttccagaACTGGTTGGGTTACACCAAGAAGAGAGCGCCCATTGGCTTCCATCGAGTCGTGGAAATTTTGCACAAGAACAGTGCCCCTGTCCAGGTAATGGCTCTGAAAAAGAGCTGGTGATGGGGACCTGAGCTGTTCTCATTTTCTTAGTGGTAGCACGATGGCTGTGCTGGGCCTTGAGATAGAAATGGGCAGGGAGGAACATTCCTGTACAGATACTCCTAGACCTTCCTTGAGGAGCCATATGGAGAGTTACGCACTGTTCCTGTGATTTAGGATTGCTTGTAGGCACAGATGTCAAGGGACAGTAGGCATGCCCTGGACCAGCACTAGAGCACTGCCTTGTGGTCTGTGTATCTGGCTGTAGGGTAAGAAGGActgtccttccccttctcctgagGCAGCAAGGACATGATGCATCACCTCATTTCCCACTGCAGAATCATGGTTCATAATGGCACTGGCAGACATTGGTATtgaattcttcctcctcctttagAAATTATGTTTTTCTACCTAGGGAGCCCTGTGTTTTCACCATTAATCAGAGTCCTTTCTCCTACAGATACTGCAGGACTATGTCAATCTGGTGGAAGATGTGGACACAAAGTTGAATTTAGCCACTAAGCTCAAGTGCCATGATGTTGTCATTGATGTGAGTCCCCAAGAAGGAAACCCTGAGTGAGGTCCTGGGTGGAGAGTCGGGGACAGCATTTGCCCCAGATCCCGAAATATTTCAGCAGTTTCGACTGAATGGACCAGATGGTCTGGCAAGAATGAGTTTGGATACCAacactcttgtttgttttcagtcttcCAACTGAGTTCTGTCAGCTTTTAGGCTGAATTTGGGGTCTTTAGAACTGAATCAAGCTGTACAAGCTCTGTAGGGTGTCTCTCTCCAGGATGGGGTCTATGGATGCTATGCATCCTAACTATACTTTATTGTTCCTTCCCTGAGCACAGGGGCAAAGAAACAGTGACATAAAGAGTGAGTCCCTCAGAGAAGGCTGAGTAGGGATTTGATTGTGTTTTGGTGTACAGACCTGCCGAGACCTGAAGGACCGCCAGCAGTTGCTTGCATACAGGAGCAAAGTTGATAAAGGATCTGTTGAGGAAGAGAAAATCGATGCCATTCTCAACAGCTCGGTAAGTATCTCCACTTACCCTCCAGTGAGCCTAGGAAACTGTTCACAAAATAGCATCAAGTGTCCACTCCCAAGACCTAGGCAGGTGCACTTAGCTGAGCTACATGGATACAAGACTCAGCTGTGAGCTGAAGTAGCAAAAGCAGTGTTCTTCACAGCAGACGTCACTCTTGAGATATAAAACAACAGAAGAGTAACctaagacctcaacatgaagctTAGTTGAGAGTGCTGATCAAGGTTTAACCTAGCAGATAGCAAGAACTACAGAGCACATGATACGGACTCAATATCCAGGCTATATGCTCCCTTAGGACATGGTGGTGACCTGCCTGTCGGCAATAAGAAGGCAATGAAATAGAATCAGTTGTCTGGGAAGTCCTGCCAGTTATCTCTCACAGTGTGAAATTGCTGAGCTTTTCACCACCATGGAACTTAGTATTAGGAATTTTCACACCTGTGCTTGCTCACTAGCGAATCTCTGCAGTAAGGAGGGCAGAGCCAGATTAACACTCTAAAATACAAAACAGGTATTTAATCTATCTATATCTGAATAATTAGCCAGCTAGCTAGCCTAATTGACAAGTTCTAGGCTagagagatcttatctcaaaaaacaaggtggatagCGTCTGAGAGTTTAACACAATCTCTGCTGGTGCATGGCTACAGTCCTGACCCTTGGGAAGCTACAGCAGGGAGATCAGGAGTTTGatgttagcctgggctatacactgagttcaaggctagactgggctaCGTAGAGACACCCAatctcaaacaaaaaaacagcccccagggctggagagatggctcagtggttaagagcattgcctgctcttccaaaggtcatgagttcaattcccagcaaccacatggtggctcacaaccatctgtaatgaggtttggtgccctcttctggcctgcagacacagacagacagaatactgtatacataataaataaataaataaatatttaaaaaaaaaaaaacagcccccAATCCAATCCTTATTTTCGTTCCCTCTTTTATTTCATGGTAATGAGAACTGATCAcgcctttgttgtttgtttttccacagCAAATTCGATGGAAGAACTAAGTGTCACTTGCTACCCTGAAACCTGCCTCACTTCTCATTTCTGCCTATGGAAACAGAGCTTTCCTCTTGGGAGGGTCACAGCATTCAACCACTTGAGCGTGTCATTTACAGGCAGTGCCTGCTGCTTTGGGGACAGAAACCAGCATCTGAGACATGATCTTCAGGCTGATCTGTGCACGGGACAGATCTAAAGTCTAGTATCTGAGGCTCACAGGAAGGATGCTCTGCCTCTGGTGCTTACCCAGGTGGGAGCCCATCCTGGGTAAGATGTCAGAGAGACATGACTGCCCCAGAAGGACATCTGGACTAAGAGCTACAGGTGTCACAGGGTGGTCATGACATTCCTCTCAGCCATGATGACCGAGGACCTGGTGTTGGACATTGGCATTTCTGCTCCacaggaagtcagaacagaacTAAATTGGCTCTTTGAGGGCCATAGGAAGGAGTACCAGTATTGCTCAGGACCTGCTGGAAACCAGACTCATTTTTCTCAAGCACAGGGCCATACATCTTAGGACAGACTCTTCCTAGACATTGGGTATCTTCAGCCAGCACCCATCTGCTGTCCCTGTCTACTTTTCGTT includes the following:
- the Vipas39 gene encoding spermatogenesis-defective protein 39 homolog yields the protein MSRTKGDEEEYWNSSKFKAFTFDDEDDELSQLKESKRAVNSLRDFVDDDDDDDLERVSWTGEPVGSISWSIKETAGNSGSVPEGRDQLKGRNSFYTQLPKPPSAYSLSSFFKGRTRPGSFQSLSDALSDTPSKSYAPELGRPKGEYRDYSNDWSPSDTVRRLRRGKVCSLERFRSLQDKLQLLEEAVSMHDGNVITAVLIFLKRTLSKEILFRELEVRQVALRHLIHFLKEIGDQKLLLDLFRFLDRTEELALTHYREHLNIQDPEKRKEFLKTCIGLPFSAEDSAHIQDHYTLLERQIIIEANDRHLESAGQTEIFRKHPRKASILNMPLVTTLFYACFYHYTESEGTFSSPINLKKTFKIPDKQYVLTALAARAKLRAWNDVDALFTTKNWLGYTKKRAPIGFHRVVEILHKNSAPVQILQDYVNLVEDVDTKLNLATKLKCHDVVIDTCRDLKDRQQLLAYRSKVDKGSVEEEKIDAILNSSQIRWKN